Genomic segment of Seriola aureovittata isolate HTS-2021-v1 ecotype China chromosome 1, ASM2101889v1, whole genome shotgun sequence:
CCAGCCAGACAGTCAAAGTAAACCCAGACAGACCCCAGCAGCAGGCGCGCTTTGTCACTCTGGAAGTAAGTTAACTCtgagagaaaagtgaaaaaatatcatctgCCCTCCTCTCAAACAGGGTGCATTCACAGCCTGTGCCAGGGTGTCTGAGCTGGAGGTGTTCACCCAGACACCTGAGGTGAAGGTGGATCCTGACAAACCTTTGGAGGGTGCCCGACTTGCAGTGCTACAGGTAGCACTGCACTGTGGAAAAAAGCACTAAGAACCATATTGCCTCAGGCTGTACTACAGAAGTATCTTAAATCTGTCTTATCCATTTTGTAACCATGTCAATTTTACCTACATGTAGGGGTTAACATTTGAAACTGTTAGAAATTCCTGTTTTAAACTTCTTAAAGTGACATATCAGGCACATCAGTACTTTGCGTCTGCTAAATTTGAATCTACTCATTTGTTATTTTCACCAACACTCACTGAATTTGTTCCAATCCAATACTAATCTGCAAATATGTTAAATAACTGCAAATCTCTAGATAATTTTTGGATTATTTTTGCAGGCACAGAAAACTTTATTGGTCCCAACTCCTCGTCTCCGTACTGGTCTTTTCAATAAGATTACTCCTCCCCAGGGGGCCAGCAAAGAACAGCTACAGATATGCTCTTCCTCTCAGGTGTGAAGTTACCGATTgtacatattttcattttcatccagAATTTTCTTCTCATTCATAAACCCCAAACATTTAACCTGTTCCacttttcttcctgtcttctgTCCTCTTCCTTCAGGGTGTGAAAGACTTCAGTGTGCCTGTTGGCCTGGATGCGAAGGTGAAGGTTGATCTGGTGGTGGTTGGCTCAGTGGCGGTGTCAGAGAAAGGTGACTGTCAGTTGGCATTTCCACCAATGATTCACCATCTCAACATACCAATTCAGTTAAATACTGAGAGCCTAAAACATTGCAAATTTGCGATTCTAATAGATGATCAGTTAGCACAAACTTGCTTaaaatttatttcagtttaagtATTAATGACTAGTAAAACTCCATGAGAGACAAAATCATTAGTATGTTCCCTCCAATATTATTGTGCTGCAAAATTTGACACTGACCCAAGATTCATAGTCTGTTAGATACTGAATCTGTTAAACCCATACTTTGAATATTAGAAATGACATGCTTTATATGATATTGTTGTTTATTACACTGTGGAAAATGACAGGATACTAAAAGGACAAGTTGTTTGGCAAAATATTGTGATCACTGCGGAACCAGGACATCCTGTCAGGGAGATTTGACGAAGAATAGAAATGAGAATGAGGGCAGATGTGAGCAATCAGATCCATTTTGCTCCTTGTGGGTTATGGTGTGTTCTCCCTTACATGAATATTGTGCCATCACTCAATGTGTTTTGATCCTCATTTTCAAAGTGCCTGAGATAACTGGTGCAGTGCTTCAGTGAAACAGACATGTTTACCATAATGCATATATTTCCTAATGGCTCTAACTGTACAATGCCACATGGTTCTCATAAAGGGTTTGTTGCACAGGGTTCATCCATGTTCCCATCAGACTCCAtaaaattaagttattttttatgaattgaAAACATTACTACAGCTGCCTTCAACATGTaagtcagtgtgtcagtgtctgttttgCACTATTTTTAATAGGGTGAATGTAATGCAGGTGTTggttatttcagttttatacaCATTAAGTGAATCTGTGATACTGGCCAAGGGAAAAATGCCACCCCAAAGATTAGGTGTAGACTACTGTTGTATTTATCACATAATGCAAAAcgtacctttttttttttttttaaatgaaaggaaaaaaaaaaattcctttgCTTCTGCCTCCTCTTGTAGGCTTTCGAATTGGAAAAGGAGAGGGCTTCGCTGACATGGAGTATGGCATGATGGCTGCAATGGGAGCTGTGAGCGAGTCAACTGTTGTGGTTACTGTTGTCCATGACTGCCAGGTTAGTTTGTTTAGGtcaaactaaataaacaaaccaacggttttatgtttttttttttttttttgttttttttttttctgtattgtgaagttattattattgattaaagCTACAGTATCTGTAGTTTGACTCATGTTATCAATTAAAAACCTGACAAATACTATAGcaagaaaatggtgaaaaagcTTAACATAAAACTCCAAAATATGGTTTAAACTAATATTTTCCCTTTctcaaaattatttaaaattgttATGAAGTTTGATGGAAAACATCAACTGTTAGCTGATGGCTAATTTGGATATTTGTCCTTTCAGGTGGTGGAGATTCCAGAGGAGCTAATAGAAAGTCATGACCTGACTGTGGACTACATCCTCACTCCCACCAGAGTTATTAAAACAAATTGCCAGTTACCCAAGCCACAGGGAATCATCTGGACCAaggtaaatttaattttttttcctttttcttttttttctttttagtgctACTGTAAGTTCATGATACAGTTATTTCATTGTGAAGTTGATTCAAAGGGGCGCCATAGTGACCAAGGAGTTAAGTTGCCAAACATAAACCATAACATCTCCAGTTTGCGTCTGACCAaagacctttgttgcatgtcatttttccatctctctctccctttatttCCTGTCCTCTCTTGCCCCCCAAAACATAACAGATTGACAACAAactgttgaattaaaaaaaataaataaataaataaaaaaaagtacaaatgtgaggaaaaaaattgagtttattattgattcagtcattcagtgtttttaaaatgtggatCAGTCATACGAATTGTATAACTTTGTATGGTGACAGGGGCTGTTTTATAAGGATAAATAGTGCATTAAATAGGCGGTTGGCAAAACATTTATTGTACATAATACAATGGGTCAACCTCTGTACCTCgatgaaatgaaacaacatgCAGTATTACTGAATTTGATTCAGCTGCTgtagtttcagggtcctggtgttaggctggctcactgtcatggCAGCTGAGACAATTGAATAGAACTGAGCTGTtcttaatgttattagtaacacctgtgctttacCAGTCAATATCTGCTGAAAAAGGCCTTGCCAGTGTTGTTAGTAtatgaaatgtacatttatgttTCAAAGACTGGGTGCACTTGGGTTATTTTTAACGCAATATGATAATGTCTGTGATGTTAAAATGTATTAACTTTGTGTTGAACCTAATCTAATCTAACCTAAACTAACAAACAGCAGATCGTTTTGTTTGAGTGTATGTTTTATAGTCTAGACCAGTTTTTCTCAACCAGTCCTCCATGTCAGGTGTCTTCTGATCTGACTGAGGAGTACACATCTTTATGACCCTTGAATGGGATTAGTAAACTTGGAAAATAAGCTTGTACAGAGATGGTCCTATCAAAATGTTTAGCTACTCTCTTTAGAGACACTGCCCTCTAATGGACATACAATGATGCCACACCTCATCAGAGGACTCATTCCaactgtttctgtgtgcatttcatttctttgtgcTAATAACGTactcctttcttctccctctttttctttcctgttcaataacaataatgatatgagtcatcattttagtttttatataCATAACTTAGAGTACATTCTGTATGTACTATGGTGCACCAAGACATCCAAACAACCAGTTATCAAACACAAAAGAGTGAAAATGATCTTGAGGAAAAAcggtcaacaaaacaaaataaataattaactgtGTGAGTATACTATTACAATGGTACTTCATCATCTGTCTATATATAAATGAGATCCTGGGCCTTAAACCGCTTCTGATTTACTGAGGGTGGCAGAGATGTCATGTGTTTTTCCACCTGATAATTTGTCTTTAATTAGACATGATGGGGATATTATTCTTATCATGTGGAGAGTTTCTGTGTAACCTCTGGGTTTCCTTCAGACACGCATGTAAGTAAACAGGACCCAGTGACCTCACAGGCAGGAAGGCCATGTCTGATCATCAAAGGCTCCTCTGCCCAGCCAGCTTGGCTCTGCAGGGGCAGGGGAATGACAGGTCAAACAGGCCACTGTAAAAACAATAGCCCCGTATATCCTTTACAGGACTGGTCAGCATCAAAGGCTGCCAAGACACTTGAGGACCCAACAAATCAagacaagtttttatttttaactgcttGGGAAATGAAATGTCCTGCTGCTATAAAGAAAGTTATTACCATAGCATGGGCTGTGCAGGATGGAGTAATACCAATTAATTTGTCAGCTTTTGCTTTGGTGTTGATTTAACTCATCCATAGGTATGCTGCCTTGGCTCTCAGCAGGGCtatttgtttgctgtgtgtgacaCCCCTCCCCTTTCAGCCTTACCTGAGCCTGTCCAGTTTTGTGTCTTCAGCTGGACACAGAAAAGCTGGAGAAGATCCCCATCCTGAAGAAGCTGCGTGCTCTGGAGGAACAGGTTGGAAAGGATGTAACACTGGGGGCGGTGCCTGCTGAAGCAGAGCCTCGTCTGCACACCAGTCAACCCAAAAGGCAAACCAGACGGAGGCCAAGGCAGAACACGCAGCAGGATGCTGAGGGAGTATCCACACAGGACTCCAaacaagagaaaaga
This window contains:
- the mthfsd gene encoding methenyltetrahydrofolate synthase domain-containing protein isoform X2, which translates into the protein MEPDIKINPGASKWDIRQKVWDYIEEKNLANFPRPVHHRIPNFKGANQACTRLADLQEFKSSQTVKVNPDRPQQQARFVTLEAQKTLLVPTPRLRTGLFNKITPPQGASKEQLQICSSSQGVKDFSVPVGLDAKVKVDLVVVGSVAVSEKGFRIGKGEGFADMEYGMMAAMGAVSESTVVVTVVHDCQVVEIPEELIESHDLTVDYILTPTRVIKTNCQLPKPQGIIWTKLDTEKLEKIPILKKLRALEEQVGKDVTLGAVPAEAEPRLHTSQPKRQTRRRPRQNTQQDAEGVSTQDSKQEKRAEGEERARLRPARVRKESRGDGRRDEQGEIYEKGKGKSGGNMKEKGSDERGSEVMSQRRLPPSVTTVYLGGIPAGLRVSELKTALREREAAPLRLTWQGAQHRAFLDYSDPQAAEQALEALQGLSLNGHSLQAELAKSQRGGKRSGQSNRRLRTSAALRSETASPDTKGDTAEKTEQYEQ
- the mthfsd gene encoding methenyltetrahydrofolate synthase domain-containing protein isoform X1; its protein translation is MEPDIKINPGASKWDIRQKVWDYIEEKNLANFPRPVHHRIPNFKGAFTACARVSELEVFTQTPEVKVDPDKPLEGARLAVLQAQKTLLVPTPRLRTGLFNKITPPQGASKEQLQICSSSQGVKDFSVPVGLDAKVKVDLVVVGSVAVSEKGFRIGKGEGFADMEYGMMAAMGAVSESTVVVTVVHDCQVVEIPEELIESHDLTVDYILTPTRVIKTNCQLPKPQGIIWTKLDTEKLEKIPILKKLRALEEQVGKDVTLGAVPAEAEPRLHTSQPKRQTRRRPRQNTQQDAEGVSTQDSKQEKRAEGEERARLRPARVRKESRGDGRRDEQGEIYEKGKGKSGGNMKEKGSDERGSEVMSQRRLPPSVTTVYLGGIPAGLRVSELKTALREREAAPLRLTWQGAQHRAFLDYSDPQAAEQALEALQGLSLNGHSLQAELAKSQRGGKRSGQSNRRLRTSAALRSETASPDTKGDTAEKTEQYEQ